From Synchiropus splendidus isolate RoL2022-P1 chromosome 10, RoL_Sspl_1.0, whole genome shotgun sequence, the proteins below share one genomic window:
- the pnkd gene encoding probable hydrolase PNKD isoform X2, which produces MRTELLEKGSKKVDSDLKGVRHGIKIIPIAVLSDNYSYLIIDTTSNLAVVVDPADPQTVQTVIEEEGVTLEAILCTHKHWDHSGGNKCLKKIHSKCRVYGNAADNVPGLTHPLAHRDLVKVGCLHFKALFTPGHTVGHMIYLLDGRGVGAPPSLFSGDLVFLSGCGRMFEGSATTMLSSLDTVGSLSDDTLLWPGHEYAEDNLLFAAEVEPHNAARENKYHWVLQQRAQKLCTCPSTIGEEKRYNPFLRSHLAALHQALGLQQEQDEDWTLFRARVLEELRKRKDLYNRA; this is translated from the exons ATGAGAACGGAGCTGCTAGAGAAGGGAAGTAAGAAAGTTGACTCAGATCTTAAAGGAGTCAGGCATG GTATTAAAATAATTCCCATTGCGGTTCTGTCGGACAACTACAGCTATCTCATCATTGACACGACGTCAAACCTGGCCGTGGTCGTCGACCCTGCGGACCCACAGACAGTTCAG ACGGTCATTGAGGAGGAGGGGGTCACATTAGAGGCAATTCTTTGCACACATAAGCACTG ggATCACAGTGGAGGGAACAAATGTTTGAAGAAGATTCACAGTAAATGCAGAGTTTATGGAAACGCAGCGGATAATGTCCCTGGACTCACGCA CCCGCTGGCCCACAGGGACTTGGTGAAAGTTGGCTGTCTGCATTTTAAGGCCCTCTTCACGCCTGGACACACTGTTGGTCACATGATTTATCTCCTCGATGGCCGAGGGGTTGGAGCGCCACCAAGTCTTTTCTCGGGTGACCTGGTCTTTCTGTCGGGATGTG GCAGGATgttcgaaggcagcgccacaaCAATGCTGTCATCCCTCGACACCGTTGGATCTCTAAGCGATGATACTTTATTATGGCCTG GTCATGAGTATGCAGAGGACAACCTGCTGTTTGCGGCGGAGGTTGAGCCACACAATGCTGCGAGGGAAAACAAATATCACTGGGTGTTGCAGCAGCGAGCCCAGAAGCTTTGCACG TGTCCGTCCACCATTGGTGAGGAGAAGCGCTACAACCCTTTCCTCCGAAGCCACTTGGCTGCGCTCCATCAGGCCCTGGGTCTCCAGCAGGAGCAGGACGAGGACTGGACCTTGTTTCGGGCTCGTGTGCTGGAAGAGCTGAGGAAGCGCAAAGACCTCTACAACAGAGCCTAG
- the gmppaa gene encoding mannose-1-phosphate guanyltransferase alpha-A produces MLKAVILIGGPQKGTRFRPLSFEVPKPLFPVAGVPMLQHHIEACAKVQNMKEILLIGFYQPNEELNRFLLNAQQEFKISIRYLQEYAALGTGGGIYHFRDQIVSGNPEAFFVLNADVCSAFPLPEMLSFQKEHGEPNSFVILGTTANRKQSLNYGCIVENEETNEVLHYVEKPSTFVSDIINCGIYLFNPDIFQHIGTVFQKNQQDMLLEEPSNGWHRAEAIRLEQDIFTALAGQGKLFVYKTLSFWSQIKSAGSAIYASRLYLNQYHTSHPERLASNKEGGPKISGNVYIHPTANIDPTAMLGPNVSIGTGVTIGAGVRVRESIILHGATLQDHCCVLNSIVGWDSTIGKWARVEGTPSDPNPNDPFAKIDSETLFREGKLTPSITILGCNVTIPCEVIILNSIVLPHKDLNRSFKNQIIL; encoded by the exons ATGTTGAAGGCAGTAATTTTAATCGGAGGGCCTCAGAAAG GCACAAGATTCAGACCACTATCATTTGAAGTTCCCAAACCACTGTTCCCAGTGGCAGGAGTGCCAATGCTGCAGCACCACATCGAAGCTTGTGCCAAG GTACAAAACATGAAGGAAATCCTGCTTATTGGATTTTACCAGCCAAACGAAGAGTTGAACAGATTTCTTTTAAATGCACAACAGGAATTTAAAATTTCCATCAG GTATTTGCAGGAGTACGCAGCTTTGGGCACAGGAGGAGGCATCTATCATTTCAGAGATCAGATTGTCTCTGGTAATCCAGAAGCTTTCTTTGTTCTCAATGCGGATGTGTGTTCGGCATTTCCACTCCCAGAGATGCTGAGCTTCCAGAAGGAACATGGCGAGCCAAACAGTTTTGTCATTCTTGGTACAACT GCAAATAGAAAACAGTCCCTGAATTATGGATGTATTGTTGAAAACGAGGAAACAAATGAG GTCCTGCATTATGTGGAGAAGCCCAGCACGTTTgtgagtgacatcatcaactgCGGAATCTACCTATTCAACCCCGATATCTTCCAGCACATCGGCACTGTCTTCCAGAAGAACCAGCAGGATATGTTGCT AGAGGAACCGTCCAACGGTTGGCACAGAGCGGAAGCCATTCGTCTGGAGCAAGACATTTTCACGGCCCTGGCAGGACAGGGCAAACTCTTTGTTTATAAAACCCTCAGCTTCTGGAGCCAGATCAAGTCTGCAGG ATCTGCCATATATGCCAGCCGATTGTACCTGAACCAGTACCACACCAGTCATCCAGAGCGGCTGGCGTCGAATAAAGAGGGCGGGCCCAAAATCAGTG GCAATGTTTATATCCACCCGACTGCCAACATTGACCCGACTGCCATG CTGGGTCCAAATGTGTCCATTGGCACTGGTGTGACTATTGGTGCTGGGGTCAGAGTTCGTGAGTCGATCATTCTGCATGGTGCCACTCTGCAG GACCACTGCTGTGTGCTGAACAGCATCGTGGGATGGGACAGCACCATTGGAAAGTGGGCGAGAGTAGAAGGAACCCCAAGTGACCCCAATCCCAACGATCCGTTTGCCAAGATTGACAGCGAGACTCTGTTCAGGGAAGGAAAGCTGACGCCATCCATCACGATACTTG
- the pnkd gene encoding probable hydrolase PNKD isoform X1, producing the protein MALPDWVVTLAAASASFLGLCLCVRYSQVSWRQLLRNVMARTEKPLFRIAYTLYTRTRLGYLYYKRQMKKAREHYPAGHSSAPSVEFNSIKIIPIAVLSDNYSYLIIDTTSNLAVVVDPADPQTVQTVIEEEGVTLEAILCTHKHWDHSGGNKCLKKIHSKCRVYGNAADNVPGLTHPLAHRDLVKVGCLHFKALFTPGHTVGHMIYLLDGRGVGAPPSLFSGDLVFLSGCGRMFEGSATTMLSSLDTVGSLSDDTLLWPGHEYAEDNLLFAAEVEPHNAARENKYHWVLQQRAQKLCTCPSTIGEEKRYNPFLRSHLAALHQALGLQQEQDEDWTLFRARVLEELRKRKDLYNRA; encoded by the exons ATGGCGCTTCCTGACTGGGTGGTGACTCTGGCTGCTGCATCCGCGTCGTTCCTTGGCTTGTGTTTATGTGTTCGCTACAGCCAAGTCAGCTGGAGACAACTCCTCAGGAACGTTATGGCTCGTACAGAAAAGCCGTTATTCAGAATCGC GTACACTTTATACACCAGGACACGACTGGGCTACTTGTATTAcaagagacaaatgaaaaaagcacGAGAACATTACCCTGCTGGACATTCCTCTGCTCCATCCGTGGAGTTCAATA GTATTAAAATAATTCCCATTGCGGTTCTGTCGGACAACTACAGCTATCTCATCATTGACACGACGTCAAACCTGGCCGTGGTCGTCGACCCTGCGGACCCACAGACAGTTCAG ACGGTCATTGAGGAGGAGGGGGTCACATTAGAGGCAATTCTTTGCACACATAAGCACTG ggATCACAGTGGAGGGAACAAATGTTTGAAGAAGATTCACAGTAAATGCAGAGTTTATGGAAACGCAGCGGATAATGTCCCTGGACTCACGCA CCCGCTGGCCCACAGGGACTTGGTGAAAGTTGGCTGTCTGCATTTTAAGGCCCTCTTCACGCCTGGACACACTGTTGGTCACATGATTTATCTCCTCGATGGCCGAGGGGTTGGAGCGCCACCAAGTCTTTTCTCGGGTGACCTGGTCTTTCTGTCGGGATGTG GCAGGATgttcgaaggcagcgccacaaCAATGCTGTCATCCCTCGACACCGTTGGATCTCTAAGCGATGATACTTTATTATGGCCTG GTCATGAGTATGCAGAGGACAACCTGCTGTTTGCGGCGGAGGTTGAGCCACACAATGCTGCGAGGGAAAACAAATATCACTGGGTGTTGCAGCAGCGAGCCCAGAAGCTTTGCACG TGTCCGTCCACCATTGGTGAGGAGAAGCGCTACAACCCTTTCCTCCGAAGCCACTTGGCTGCGCTCCATCAGGCCCTGGGTCTCCAGCAGGAGCAGGACGAGGACTGGACCTTGTTTCGGGCTCGTGTGCTGGAAGAGCTGAGGAAGCGCAAAGACCTCTACAACAGAGCCTAG